The Desulfovibrio sp. Fe33 genome includes a window with the following:
- the recA gene encoding recombinase RecA encodes MARKAVDPDALRKEALGTALTTIERKFGKGSIMRLDDEASHSIPAIPTGSIGLDIALGIGGVPRGRVIEIFGPESSGKTTLALHIIAQAQKRGGAAAFVDAEHALDPGYAKRLGVKTEELLISQPDYGEQALEIADLLVRSGALDVVVIDSVAALIPQSELEGQMGETQVGSQARLMSHALRKLTGTIHKSNCVVIFINQIRMKIGMTGYGNPETTSGGNALKFYASCRLDIRRIQTLKDKEEAYGIRARIKVVKNKVAPPFRQAEVDVLYGQGISRMGELIDMGVENGIIEKSGAWYGFGSEKLGQGKENVRALLTDNPDLAEAIEEALMTHLGFRDAPEETTGDAGDAGDSGE; translated from the coding sequence ATGGCCCGTAAAGCCGTAGACCCCGATGCCCTGCGCAAGGAAGCGCTCGGCACCGCCCTGACCACCATCGAACGCAAGTTCGGCAAAGGCTCCATCATGCGCCTGGATGACGAGGCGTCGCATTCCATCCCCGCCATCCCCACCGGCTCCATAGGCCTGGATATAGCGCTCGGCATCGGCGGCGTGCCGCGCGGACGCGTCATCGAAATCTTCGGCCCCGAATCCTCGGGAAAGACCACCCTGGCGCTGCACATCATCGCCCAGGCCCAGAAGAGGGGCGGCGCAGCGGCCTTCGTGGACGCCGAACACGCCCTTGACCCCGGCTACGCCAAACGGCTCGGCGTCAAGACCGAAGAGCTGCTCATCTCGCAGCCCGACTACGGCGAGCAGGCGCTCGAAATCGCCGACCTGCTGGTCCGTTCCGGCGCGCTGGACGTGGTGGTCATCGACTCGGTGGCCGCGCTCATCCCGCAGTCCGAACTGGAAGGCCAGATGGGCGAAACCCAGGTGGGCAGCCAGGCGCGGCTCATGTCGCACGCCCTGCGCAAGCTGACCGGCACCATCCACAAGTCCAACTGCGTGGTCATCTTCATCAACCAGATCCGCATGAAGATCGGCATGACCGGCTACGGCAACCCCGAAACGACCTCGGGCGGCAACGCGCTCAAGTTCTACGCGTCCTGCCGTCTCGACATCCGCCGCATCCAGACCCTCAAGGACAAGGAAGAGGCGTACGGCATCCGCGCCCGCATCAAGGTGGTCAAGAACAAGGTGGCCCCGCCCTTCCGCCAGGCCGAAGTGGATGTGCTTTACGGCCAGGGCATCTCCCGCATGGGTGAGCTCATCGACATGGGCGTCGAGAACGGCATCATCGAGAAGTCCGGCGCGTGGTATGGTTTCGGCTCCGAAAAGCTGGGCCAGGGCAAGGAGAACGTCCGCGCCCTGCTCACGGACAACCCGGACCTCGCCGAGGCCATCGAAGAGGCCCTTATGACCCACCTCGGATTCCGCGACGCGCCCGAGGAAACCACTGGTGACGCCGGCGATGCCGGTGACTCCGGCGAATAG